The following coding sequences are from one Oscillatoria sp. FACHB-1406 window:
- a CDS encoding methyltransferase domain-containing protein: MSDLQQKIQKFYDASSGLWEQVWGEHMHHGYYGRAGNYKLERRQAQIDLIEELLDWANVKNPTQILDAGCGIGGSTLYLAQKFKADAIGITLSPIQAARASERAREANLIQNVRFEVADAQQTPFPDESFDLVWSLESGEHMPDKRQFLQECYRVLKPGGKLIFATWCHRPTTSLAGELTADEQRHLAEIYRVYCLPYVISLPEYEQIAVECGFRELRADDWSIAVAPFWDKVIESAIAPAAILGVLQAGKETLEATLSLDLMKRGYARGLIRFGLLCGVR, encoded by the coding sequence ATGTCCGATCTTCAACAAAAAATCCAAAAATTTTACGATGCTTCAAGCGGATTGTGGGAACAAGTTTGGGGCGAGCATATGCACCACGGCTATTACGGTAGGGCAGGCAACTACAAACTCGAACGCCGACAAGCTCAAATCGATCTGATTGAAGAACTCCTCGATTGGGCGAACGTTAAAAACCCCACTCAAATTCTCGATGCGGGGTGCGGGATTGGCGGCAGTACCCTGTATCTCGCGCAAAAATTCAAGGCTGACGCGATCGGAATTACCCTCAGTCCCATCCAAGCCGCTAGAGCCTCGGAAAGAGCGCGCGAGGCAAATTTAATTCAAAATGTCCGATTTGAGGTCGCAGACGCGCAGCAAACCCCTTTTCCTGACGAAAGTTTCGACCTGGTATGGTCGCTAGAAAGTGGCGAACATATGCCCGACAAACGGCAGTTTTTGCAGGAGTGCTATCGGGTGCTGAAACCGGGCGGAAAGCTGATTTTTGCGACGTGGTGCCACCGTCCGACAACTTCCCTCGCGGGGGAGTTAACCGCCGACGAACAACGGCATTTAGCAGAGATTTATCGCGTGTACTGCCTGCCTTACGTTATTTCTTTGCCCGAGTACGAACAAATCGCGGTAGAGTGCGGTTTTCGGGAGTTACGCGCCGATGATTGGTCGATCGCGGTGGCTCCTTTTTGGGATAAGGTGATTGAATCCGCGATCGCGCCTGCTGCCATTCTCGGTGTTTTGCAAGCAGGCAAAGAAACCCTAGAAGCCACACTCTCGCTCGATCTGATGAAACGGGGTTACGCGCGGGGATTGATTCGTTTTGGGCTGTTATGCGGCGTGCGTTAA
- a CDS encoding Crp/Fnr family transcriptional regulator, whose protein sequence is MPETEAHPMLANLLLSALPEADRQRLTPHLEQTSLVPGQVLFEAGHPISEVYFPAGAAIALLSPMENGTTSAIATVGREGFVGLPVFLGGQSTVHRAVVQTAGLAFKVDATVFKNEYARSEKFSRLLLLYTQALLTQIAQTASCRSHHEIDKRLARWLLLLSDCTGQPELQLTQKRISEMMGVRRASITEAAIALQDSGIIRYTRGRILILDRSALEAKVCECYRLTKSEFERLLLKSTTPNDNEYTAIIT, encoded by the coding sequence ATGCCCGAGACCGAAGCTCATCCTATGCTCGCAAATCTTTTACTTTCTGCATTGCCCGAAGCCGATCGCCAACGTCTTACACCTCATCTCGAACAAACCTCACTGGTTCCAGGTCAAGTGTTGTTTGAAGCGGGACATCCCATATCAGAGGTTTATTTTCCGGCGGGAGCAGCCATTGCTCTACTCTCGCCAATGGAAAATGGGACGACTTCTGCGATCGCGACTGTCGGTCGAGAAGGTTTCGTCGGTCTCCCCGTGTTTCTCGGCGGTCAATCCACTGTCCATCGAGCCGTAGTTCAGACGGCAGGTTTAGCTTTTAAGGTCGATGCAACCGTTTTCAAGAACGAGTACGCTCGCAGCGAAAAATTCTCCCGACTCCTTCTGCTGTATACCCAAGCGCTTTTAACTCAAATTGCGCAAACAGCTTCCTGTCGCTCTCATCACGAAATCGACAAGCGACTCGCACGTTGGTTGCTGCTTCTCAGCGATTGTACCGGGCAACCGGAGTTGCAATTGACCCAGAAAAGAATCTCAGAAATGATGGGGGTACGTCGCGCTAGTATCACCGAAGCCGCGATCGCACTCCAAGATTCTGGTATTATTCGCTACACTCGCGGTCGGATTTTAATTCTCGACCGTTCGGCTTTAGAAGCCAAAGTTTGCGAATGTTATCGGCTTACTAAATCTGAATTCGAGCGCTTATTACTGAAATCTACAACCCCTAACGATAACGAATACACTGCTATAATTACAT
- a CDS encoding cation diffusion facilitator family transporter, producing the protein MFEPRLRPVRQLQIALLLLGLFFIAEAIAAWFSHSVSVAADASHVLSDVGALSITLVATRLARRRANTPSRTELLAASINALLLLGLAGWLGWEAIARLDTPHPELEGLPMLVIAFLGLGINGCNVLGLYRCSCGDLNLRGAFLHVVADLVGSVGTILAAIAVAWLHWDWADGAIGLLVSGAIVLLSVPLTFQSLRLLLSGVPPAPIAPSCSAVEESREVAEKLLFPSLESLIRNS; encoded by the coding sequence ATGTTCGAGCCTCGTTTGCGTCCAGTACGACAGTTACAAATTGCCCTGTTGCTGCTCGGACTGTTTTTTATTGCCGAAGCGATCGCGGCGTGGTTCAGTCATAGCGTCTCTGTGGCTGCCGATGCCAGTCACGTTCTCTCGGATGTCGGGGCGTTAAGCATTACTTTGGTGGCGACGCGCCTCGCTCGCCGCCGCGCTAATACTCCATCCCGAACCGAACTGTTGGCGGCTTCGATTAATGCGTTGCTGCTGTTAGGCTTGGCGGGGTGGCTGGGTTGGGAAGCGATCGCGCGCCTCGATACTCCTCACCCGGAACTCGAAGGACTGCCGATGCTCGTCATTGCGTTTTTGGGATTGGGGATTAATGGCTGTAACGTTTTGGGGCTGTATCGCTGTAGTTGCGGCGATCTCAACTTGAGAGGAGCATTTTTGCACGTCGTAGCGGATTTAGTCGGTTCGGTGGGAACGATTCTGGCTGCGATCGCGGTCGCTTGGTTGCATTGGGATTGGGCGGATGGCGCGATCGGTTTGCTCGTCTCCGGCGCGATCGTACTGCTTTCAGTGCCTTTAACGTTCCAAAGTTTGCGGTTATTGCTTTCTGGCGTTCCGCCCGCCCCCATCGCTCCGAGTTGCAGTGCAGTAGAAGAAAGCCGCGAAGTTGCCGAAAAGCTTCTATTTCCCTCCTTAGAAAGCCTTATTCGTAATTCGTAA
- a CDS encoding response regulator transcription factor has protein sequence MSEPPKLLLVDDEPGLRIAVQAYLEDDDEFSVQVAASADEAWALMEKSPPDLVISDIMMPQVSGYQFLDRLRADPRFQALPVIFLTARGMTADRIVGYEAGCDAYLPKPFEPEELVAIVRNLLARRNAAAATDSDNIKLEQIERGIKEILVTLGGASGLPQTVAKSEIELTPREQSVLDLVAKGLMNKEIARQLNTSVRNVEKYVSRLFGKTGTYSRTELVRFALERGLTH, from the coding sequence ATGTCAGAGCCTCCAAAACTCCTTTTAGTTGATGACGAACCCGGCTTGCGGATAGCCGTTCAAGCCTATCTCGAAGATGATGACGAATTTTCCGTACAAGTCGCAGCCAGTGCTGATGAAGCTTGGGCGCTGATGGAGAAATCACCGCCAGATTTAGTGATTTCAGATATTATGATGCCTCAAGTTAGCGGCTATCAGTTTCTCGATCGCTTGAGAGCCGATCCGCGTTTTCAAGCCCTCCCCGTAATTTTTCTAACCGCTCGAGGGATGACAGCCGATCGCATTGTCGGCTACGAAGCGGGTTGCGATGCTTATTTACCCAAACCGTTTGAACCCGAAGAATTGGTTGCGATTGTTCGGAATTTGCTCGCTCGTCGCAACGCGGCTGCTGCTACCGATAGCGATAACATCAAGCTCGAACAGATCGAACGCGGGATTAAGGAAATTTTAGTAACGCTGGGCGGCGCATCGGGACTGCCTCAGACGGTTGCCAAAAGCGAGATCGAGCTAACGCCTCGCGAGCAAAGCGTTTTGGATCTAGTCGCTAAGGGCTTGATGAACAAAGAAATCGCCCGACAGTTAAACACGAGCGTTCGTAATGTCGAAAAGTACGTCAGCCGCTTGTTTGGCAAAACAGGGACTTACAGCCGCACCGAATTGGTTCGTTTTGCCCTCGAGCGCGGACTGACGCATTGA